The Roseovarius sp. EL26 genome has a window encoding:
- a CDS encoding lytic transglycosylase domain-containing protein — protein MRYLVLAAGLFLAACSGGKKASDVPPALYPGETPELRLLINEYADLYEVPRPLVHKVIQRESDYRPSARNGPYYGLMQILPATAGQMGFKGKPSGLLDAETNLRWAVKYLRGAWLVSDGDMDEAVMWYARGYYYEARNRCQLVETGLLNREIAKHCRG, from the coding sequence ATGCGATATTTAGTGTTGGCAGCAGGGCTGTTTCTTGCGGCGTGCTCGGGTGGGAAGAAGGCAAGCGACGTGCCACCTGCGCTCTATCCGGGTGAGACCCCAGAGTTGCGCTTGTTGATCAATGAATATGCGGATCTTTATGAAGTGCCACGCCCATTGGTGCACAAGGTGATCCAACGCGAAAGCGATTACAGGCCATCAGCGCGCAACGGGCCATATTACGGGTTGATGCAGATCCTGCCAGCGACAGCGGGGCAAATGGGATTTAAGGGAAAGCCGTCTGGCCTGTTGGATGCTGAAACGAATTTGCGCTGGGCTGTGAAATATTTGCGAGGCGCATGGTTGGTGTCAGATGGTGATATGGATGAGGCCGTCATGTGGTACGCCCGCGGCTATTACTACGAGGCGCGTAATCGCTGCCAACTGGTTGAAACCGGTCTGCTGAACCGCGAGATCGCGAAACACTGCCGTGGCTAA
- a CDS encoding Hint domain-containing protein, which yields MAFISELHYSNAYAASSGTREFVEITLAPGENPADFQVGFYNFTGNVGLVVTLNDPALTPTTLPDGSTVYVIGRPDFNILLTDPDGGATGINYEAVALVDTANSTVEQFWDIGGGTQQITANDGPAMNAQSTTINPPTGPNASTYTIQFSADDPTSPIFEPVTEGAPVCYCDDVQILTATGLQPIGAVDIGTTVQTVGQSLQKIRWIGRQYISPRRLSKQPNIRPVVISAGALGSGLPQRDLRVSRQHRIAISGPIAKRMFHADQVLIAAKDLLPLPGIFRDDSLSPFSYVHIALDQHSLIKVEGITAETLLPGPMALTALSDVAREELLSIFGADALGDMVDNPALPLVSGPKARKMIKRHQRNNLGLIG from the coding sequence TTGGCCTTTATAAGTGAACTTCACTATTCCAACGCTTACGCCGCAAGCAGTGGCACGCGTGAATTTGTGGAAATCACGCTTGCGCCCGGCGAAAATCCTGCAGATTTCCAGGTTGGGTTTTACAATTTCACCGGCAATGTTGGTCTGGTCGTCACATTGAATGACCCTGCATTGACACCAACCACTCTGCCGGATGGGAGCACAGTTTATGTCATCGGACGACCGGATTTCAATATTCTGCTGACCGACCCTGACGGCGGGGCAACGGGCATCAACTATGAAGCGGTTGCCCTTGTGGATACAGCCAATTCAACAGTTGAACAGTTTTGGGATATCGGTGGCGGCACTCAGCAAATCACGGCTAATGACGGCCCGGCTATGAATGCCCAATCGACCACAATCAACCCGCCGACCGGGCCGAATGCCTCGACCTATACCATACAGTTTTCTGCCGACGACCCGACATCACCAATCTTTGAACCTGTAACCGAAGGGGCGCCCGTATGCTATTGTGATGATGTTCAGATCCTAACAGCCACTGGGTTACAGCCGATCGGCGCCGTTGATATTGGCACAACGGTTCAGACAGTCGGTCAATCGCTGCAGAAAATACGCTGGATAGGACGGCAGTACATATCCCCTCGCCGCCTTTCCAAGCAACCCAACATCCGCCCTGTGGTGATCTCAGCGGGTGCACTTGGGTCAGGACTACCTCAGCGTGATCTGCGCGTATCCAGACAACATCGGATCGCAATCTCTGGCCCGATTGCAAAACGAATGTTTCATGCAGATCAGGTACTGATCGCGGCAAAGGATCTGCTTCCATTACCCGGGATTTTTCGCGACGACAGCTTATCCCCTTTTTCCTATGTGCACATTGCACTTGACCAGCATAGCCTCATCAAGGTCGAGGGCATCACGGCAGAAACCTTGTTACCCGGCCCAATGGCACTGACTGCACTTTCTGACGTGGCAAGAGAAGAATTGCTGTCGATTTTCGGGGCTGATGCATTAGGCGATATGGTCGACAATCCTGCCCTCCCGTTGGTGTCCGGGCCAAAAGCCCGTAAAATGATTAAGCGTCACCAACGGAATAATCTGGGTTTAATTGGCTAA
- a CDS encoding dimethylsulfonioproprionate lyase family protein codes for MNRAEYLQDFLDALKAAFQTHVTAPTSKRSLATIFEALETSGSSSERNEHRLPVCKHLDQALAPLQHQDAGLQRVGDTFRQLEPKLNWRKRDGDWTGASDNFADSHANALIMGPAGLERRTDVWIGVTLLAPHVRYPDHCHPPEETYLVISDGVFRNDEADWCTLGPGGSFFNPPGITHAMRSDAKPLLAFWVLNAQPSSFASRPTPVP; via the coding sequence ATGAACCGTGCAGAATATTTGCAAGACTTCCTGGACGCACTCAAAGCTGCCTTTCAGACCCATGTAACGGCACCCACTTCTAAGCGGTCTCTTGCTACCATATTTGAAGCCCTTGAAACCTCAGGCTCCTCATCCGAGCGAAATGAACACCGCCTGCCCGTCTGCAAACATCTCGATCAGGCGCTCGCACCGTTACAGCATCAAGACGCAGGTCTTCAGCGCGTCGGCGATACGTTTCGCCAGCTTGAACCCAAGCTCAACTGGCGCAAACGGGATGGCGACTGGACAGGTGCTAGTGACAATTTCGCAGACAGTCACGCGAATGCCCTGATCATGGGCCCTGCGGGACTAGAACGCAGAACGGATGTCTGGATCGGGGTAACGCTTCTGGCTCCTCATGTCAGATATCCCGACCATTGCCACCCTCCCGAGGAAACCTACCTCGTGATTAGCGATGGCGTTTTCCGAAATGACGAAGCCGATTGGTGCACGCTTGGGCCGGGTGGATCATTTTTCAATCCCCCGGGGATCACGCATGCGATGCGTTCGGACGCGAAGCCTCTGCTCGCGTTTTGGGTGCTAAACGCGCAACCCAGCAGCTTTGCATCACGCCCAACACCGGTGCCATGA